In Candidatus Roseilinea sp., one DNA window encodes the following:
- the uvrB gene encoding UvrABC system protein B yields MPEFKVHSPFQPTGDQPQAIEDLVASLNAGNRYTTLLGATGTGKTFTIAKVIERVQRPTLVIAHNKTLAAQLYAEFKEFFPENAVEYFVSYYDYYQPEAYVPRYDLYIEKDASINDEIDRLRLAATSALMSRRDVIIVASVSCIYGVGNPEDYGRFVVKLARGEVRRRDVVLRMLVAIQYERNDANLTRGRFRVRGDTLEVQPAYAETAYRIEFFGDEVERITEIDTLTGEILQELPDVEIYPAKHYITPQEKLQRAIREIEQELEERIAFFKSQEKYLEAQRIEQRTRYDIEMLREVGFTSGIENYSRLLDGRPPGTPPFTLLDYFPDDFLLVIDESHMTIPQIRGMYNGDRERKQVLVDYGFRLPSALDNRPLKFEEFEQRFRQVIFTSATPGPYELQHSAVVVDQVIRPTGIVDPVVEVRPVRGQVDDLIGEIRARVARGERTLVTTLTKRMAEDLTSYLQELGIKVQYLHSEVQTVERVEILRDLRLGEYDVVVGINLLREGLDLPEVSLVAILDADKEGFLRSATSLIQTIGRAARHVNGKVIMYADTVTDSMRTAIEETERRRAKQIAYNEAHGIQPQSIYKAVRDLTDRVKIAEGKAGYDAKRKAPEATGPLALRLASLPKDEQRRLIAELEEQMRQAAKDLEFEKAAMLRDQILELRQLLNDIDDQTPEWEKIRRMRDHGPDGDEARPIADQAAQPSVAYAIKKPKKAGPRKRR; encoded by the coding sequence ATGCCGGAGTTCAAGGTGCATTCTCCCTTCCAGCCGACTGGCGATCAGCCGCAGGCGATCGAAGACCTCGTCGCCAGCCTGAACGCCGGCAATCGCTACACCACGCTGCTGGGGGCGACGGGCACGGGAAAGACTTTCACCATTGCAAAGGTCATCGAGCGCGTGCAGCGGCCGACGCTCGTCATCGCTCACAACAAAACGCTCGCAGCGCAGCTCTACGCCGAGTTCAAGGAGTTCTTCCCGGAGAACGCCGTCGAGTACTTCGTCAGCTACTACGACTACTACCAGCCCGAAGCCTACGTGCCGCGCTACGACCTGTACATCGAGAAGGACGCCTCGATCAACGATGAGATAGACCGGCTGCGCTTGGCCGCCACCAGCGCGCTGATGAGCCGGCGCGATGTGATCATCGTCGCCTCTGTGTCGTGCATCTACGGCGTGGGCAACCCGGAGGACTACGGACGGTTCGTCGTCAAGCTGGCGCGCGGCGAGGTGCGCCGCCGCGACGTGGTGCTGCGCATGCTGGTGGCGATCCAATACGAGCGCAACGACGCCAACCTGACGCGCGGGCGCTTCCGCGTGCGCGGCGACACGCTGGAAGTGCAGCCGGCCTACGCCGAGACCGCCTATCGCATCGAGTTCTTTGGCGACGAAGTCGAGCGCATCACCGAGATAGACACGCTCACCGGCGAGATTCTCCAGGAATTGCCGGACGTCGAAATCTACCCGGCCAAGCACTACATCACGCCGCAGGAGAAGTTGCAGCGCGCCATCCGCGAGATCGAACAGGAGCTGGAAGAACGGATCGCTTTCTTCAAGTCGCAGGAGAAGTATCTGGAGGCCCAGCGCATCGAACAGCGCACCCGCTACGATATCGAGATGCTGCGCGAGGTGGGCTTCACCAGCGGCATCGAAAACTACTCGCGCCTGCTCGACGGCCGGCCGCCCGGCACGCCGCCCTTCACCCTGCTGGATTACTTCCCCGACGACTTCCTGCTGGTGATTGACGAGAGCCACATGACCATCCCGCAGATCCGCGGCATGTACAACGGCGACCGCGAGCGCAAGCAGGTGCTGGTGGACTACGGCTTTCGTTTGCCCAGCGCGCTCGACAACCGGCCGCTCAAGTTCGAGGAGTTCGAGCAACGTTTCCGCCAGGTCATCTTTACCAGCGCCACGCCTGGCCCATACGAGCTGCAACACAGCGCCGTCGTCGTGGATCAGGTGATTCGGCCCACCGGCATCGTGGATCCGGTCGTCGAGGTGCGGCCGGTGCGCGGGCAGGTGGATGACCTGATCGGCGAGATCCGCGCGCGCGTGGCGCGCGGTGAGCGCACGCTCGTCACCACGCTCACCAAGCGCATGGCCGAAGACCTGACGAGCTATCTCCAAGAGTTGGGGATCAAGGTGCAATACCTGCATAGCGAAGTTCAGACGGTGGAGCGCGTCGAGATCCTGCGTGATCTGCGCCTGGGCGAATACGACGTGGTGGTCGGCATCAACCTGCTGCGCGAAGGATTGGACTTGCCGGAGGTATCGCTGGTGGCCATCCTCGACGCGGACAAAGAGGGCTTCCTGCGCAGTGCCACCTCGCTCATCCAGACCATTGGCCGGGCGGCCCGCCATGTCAACGGCAAGGTCATCATGTATGCCGACACCGTGACCGACTCGATGCGCACGGCGATCGAGGAGACTGAGCGCCGGCGCGCCAAACAGATCGCCTACAACGAAGCGCACGGCATCCAGCCGCAGTCCATCTACAAGGCAGTTCGCGACTTGACCGATCGGGTGAAGATCGCCGAAGGCAAAGCCGGCTACGACGCGAAGCGCAAGGCGCCGGAAGCAACGGGTCCGCTCGCCTTGCGCCTGGCGTCGCTGCCGAAAGACGAGCAGAGGCGGCTCATCGCCGAGCTGGAGGAGCAGATGCGCCAGGCGGCCAAAGACCTGGAATTCGAGAAGGCGGCCATGCTGCGTGACCAAATCCTGGAGCTGCGCCAGTTGCTCAACGACATAGACGACCAGACGCCGGAGTGGGAGAAGATCCGGCGTATGCGCGATCATGGCCCCGATGGCGATGAGGCGCGCCCAATCGCTGACCAGGCAGCTCAGCCGTCGGTAGCCTACGCCATCAAGAAGCCCAAGAAGGCCGGCCCGCGCAAGCGACGCTGA
- a CDS encoding ABC transporter substrate-binding protein, protein MKRNQKLTRRQTLKLLGLGAAGAAMAACAAPPAAAPAAPAAPAESKPAEQPAAGGKLEIFSWWTSGGEVEALEALYKLYREKYPNVEIINAALAGGAGQGGNMKAVLETRMIGGDPPDSFQVHLGQELIGSHVKAGRMEELSELYASEGWNDVFPKGLIELASYEGKPYSVPVNIHRSNVMWYNVKHLADAGMEKPPATWDEWFAYAEKLKAKGIGALAVAGADPNFSAHVFENILVATLGPEKYLGLFNGQTRWDDAGVKEAMGLLLKSHEFAQEGYQSVAWGDINEVVTSGKASTMIMGDWTHGLFKSAGFTDYHWAPAPDTNGVFVALSDSFGLPKNVKNRENVINWLKLCGSREGQDAFNPIKGSIPARTDPDLSKYDDYLKETIEAFKTNIIVGSIQHGAAAPQGFVNDYDTVVSTLLASKDIEAAAKQLVDAAGAAGLSG, encoded by the coding sequence ATGAAGAGGAATCAAAAACTTACCCGTAGGCAAACCTTGAAGTTGCTCGGACTGGGCGCGGCCGGCGCCGCGATGGCCGCCTGCGCCGCACCGCCAGCCGCAGCGCCTGCTGCCCCCGCAGCTCCGGCAGAGAGCAAGCCCGCCGAACAACCCGCAGCCGGCGGCAAGCTCGAAATCTTCTCGTGGTGGACGAGCGGTGGTGAAGTCGAAGCGCTCGAGGCACTTTACAAGCTATATCGCGAGAAGTATCCAAACGTTGAGATCATTAATGCAGCGCTCGCTGGCGGCGCTGGTCAAGGCGGCAATATGAAAGCCGTGCTCGAAACGCGCATGATCGGCGGCGATCCGCCCGATAGCTTCCAGGTGCACCTCGGCCAAGAGTTGATCGGAAGCCATGTGAAGGCCGGTCGCATGGAGGAACTGTCCGAGCTATATGCGTCAGAAGGCTGGAACGACGTGTTTCCCAAAGGCCTAATCGAGCTGGCGTCGTACGAGGGCAAGCCTTACTCAGTACCGGTCAACATCCATCGCTCGAACGTGATGTGGTACAACGTCAAGCATCTGGCCGATGCAGGCATGGAGAAGCCGCCGGCGACCTGGGACGAGTGGTTCGCCTATGCGGAGAAGCTGAAGGCGAAGGGCATCGGCGCATTAGCCGTGGCCGGCGCAGACCCCAACTTCTCCGCGCACGTGTTCGAGAACATCTTGGTCGCCACACTTGGCCCTGAAAAGTATCTTGGCTTGTTCAACGGCCAAACTCGCTGGGATGACGCAGGCGTCAAGGAGGCGATGGGCCTGCTGTTAAAGTCGCATGAATTCGCGCAAGAGGGTTATCAGAGCGTCGCCTGGGGTGACATCAACGAAGTGGTGACCAGCGGCAAGGCCTCGACCATGATCATGGGCGACTGGACGCACGGCCTGTTCAAGTCCGCCGGCTTTACGGACTATCACTGGGCGCCGGCGCCTGATACGAATGGTGTGTTCGTCGCGCTATCCGATTCGTTCGGCCTACCCAAGAATGTGAAGAACCGCGAGAACGTCATCAACTGGTTGAAATTGTGCGGCAGCCGCGAAGGCCAAGACGCCTTCAATCCGATCAAGGGATCCATCCCCGCCCGTACCGATCCCGACCTGTCGAAGTATGATGACTACTTGAAAGAAACGATCGAGGCTTTCAAGACCAACATCATCGTCGGCAGCATCCAACACGGCGCGGCCGCCCCACAGGGGTTTGTGAACGACTACGACACCGTCGTCAGCACGCTACTGGCCAGCAAAGATATCGAAGCGGCAGCCAAACAGTTGGTTGACGCTGCAGGCGCAGCCGGCCTTAGCGGATGA
- a CDS encoding sugar ABC transporter permease codes for MAVSPTTLSTTAPRTSRRHINRDLLLAIVVLTPSIVAVAIFIYTFIAWTFWISTVNWNTSVIDYTFVGLRNWERMLSSFRFQMNLRNLALYALGFMSQCIIIGFLLASLLDQHIKGEAVFRTIFIFPFAVSAVVTGVAWRWLMRPETGINLLFESVGLGFLKSKWFADPTWGILFITIASSWQFAGYVMALYLAGLRGIPLEVKEAAQMDGCNTWALYRHIIIPMLAPVTYTSIVLTGMGAIRVFDIVTVISGSGQAFSTDMLAYHMFEQMFTANRFSLSAVIGAFMIILSIFLVVPYLLSVRKEQER; via the coding sequence ATGGCTGTCAGCCCGACCACGCTCTCGACCACTGCCCCCAGGACATCGCGGCGACACATCAACCGCGACCTGTTGCTGGCGATCGTGGTGCTCACTCCCTCGATCGTCGCAGTTGCGATCTTCATCTATACCTTCATCGCATGGACGTTCTGGATCTCGACCGTCAATTGGAACACGTCGGTCATTGATTACACGTTCGTCGGATTGCGGAACTGGGAGCGCATGCTTAGCAGCTTCCGCTTTCAGATGAACTTGCGCAACCTGGCGTTATATGCACTCGGCTTTATGAGCCAGTGCATCATCATCGGATTTCTACTCGCGTCGCTCCTAGACCAGCACATCAAGGGCGAAGCGGTATTCCGCACGATTTTCATCTTCCCATTCGCAGTCTCCGCCGTCGTGACCGGTGTGGCCTGGCGCTGGCTAATGCGTCCAGAGACCGGCATCAACTTGCTGTTCGAGTCTGTTGGACTTGGCTTCCTCAAGTCGAAATGGTTTGCCGATCCGACTTGGGGTATCTTGTTCATCACCATCGCCTCGTCGTGGCAGTTTGCCGGCTACGTGATGGCGCTGTATCTGGCCGGTCTGCGCGGCATTCCCTTGGAGGTGAAAGAAGCTGCACAGATGGATGGATGCAACACCTGGGCGTTATACCGGCACATCATCATCCCGATGCTGGCGCCGGTCACATATACCTCTATCGTGCTCACCGGCATGGGTGCGATCCGCGTGTTCGACATCGTCACGGTAATCAGCGGCAGCGGCCAAGCGTTTTCGACGGATATGCTGGCTTATCACATGTTTGAGCAAATGTTCACGGCCAACCGCTTTTCGCTCAGCGCAGTGATCGGTGCATTCATGATCATTCTCTCGATCTTTTTAGTCGTGCCCTATCTGCTGAGTGTGCGCAAGGAGCAAGAGCGATGA
- a CDS encoding ABC transporter permease, with translation MTRNTTISFQTIWSRGAIYLLLIAFALYFLMPVYVLVNTSFKPYTEVSIQRMWELPQGLYLGSFAEAWSKVSPNFINSLLITIPAAIISSFIGSINGYIFSKWRFKGSNTIFLLFLIGMFLPYQGVLIPMVLTLRSVGLYGTIPGLIFIHCVFGIPITALMFRSYYASVPDDLVDAGKIDGCGFFGIYRHILLPIAAPAFAVVLLWQFTSIWNDFIIGLVVLSNPRLAPVTVAVQNLAGSFTTEWNIQMAGALIAAAPTIIVYLLLGKLFMRGLLAGSVKG, from the coding sequence ATGACACGGAACACGACCATCTCCTTCCAAACGATCTGGTCGCGCGGTGCGATCTACCTGCTGCTGATTGCCTTCGCGCTGTACTTTCTGATGCCGGTGTATGTGTTGGTGAATACCAGCTTCAAGCCCTATACCGAGGTGAGCATCCAGCGCATGTGGGAGCTGCCACAAGGTTTGTATCTGGGCAGCTTCGCCGAAGCGTGGTCGAAGGTCTCACCCAACTTTATCAACAGCCTATTGATCACTATCCCGGCAGCGATCATCTCGTCTTTCATCGGCTCGATCAACGGCTACATCTTCTCAAAGTGGCGCTTCAAGGGCAGCAATACGATCTTCCTGCTCTTTCTCATCGGCATGTTTCTGCCTTATCAGGGCGTGCTCATCCCGATGGTGCTGACATTGCGTTCAGTCGGGCTATATGGGACCATCCCCGGTCTGATCTTCATTCACTGTGTGTTCGGCATTCCGATCACCGCACTGATGTTCCGAAGCTACTATGCTAGTGTGCCGGACGATCTGGTAGACGCTGGCAAGATAGATGGTTGCGGCTTCTTCGGCATTTACCGTCATATTCTGCTACCGATCGCTGCGCCCGCTTTCGCCGTGGTACTGCTTTGGCAGTTCACTTCCATCTGGAATGACTTTATCATTGGCTTGGTCGTTTTGAGCAACCCTCGCCTTGCACCGGTCACCGTAGCTGTGCAGAACCTGGCCGGCAGTTTCACGACGGAGTGGAACATCCAGATGGCCGGCGCACTTATCGCTGCTGCACCAACGATCATTGTCTATCTGCTGCTAGGCAAGCTCTTCATGCGCGGCTTGTTGGCCGGCAGCGTGAAGGGTTAA
- a CDS encoding short-chain dehydrogenase, giving the protein MSHRVQDKVVIVTGAAQGIGFGIAEMLAQEGARIVIADKQAEKGEAAAAKICAAGGEALFQLTDVTREADCATLVQTAVRRLGKLDGLVNNVGWFPRATLEETTTELWEAIMNVNVRSAFYCCKYAIPAMQRAGGGSIVNIGSIHGLQASSNLIAYGAAKGALLNLTRTLAGAYGADRIRCNYLIPGWVMSEGEIALAESRGVDVNELRARGAQQLFGRHQTPQDTAYAVVYLISDESSQVTGSIFHIDAGMSSLIFKERHAA; this is encoded by the coding sequence ATGTCCCATCGCGTCCAAGATAAAGTCGTCATCGTCACCGGCGCGGCGCAGGGCATCGGTTTCGGCATCGCCGAAATGCTGGCCCAGGAAGGCGCACGCATCGTCATCGCCGATAAACAAGCAGAAAAGGGCGAAGCGGCCGCAGCGAAGATTTGTGCTGCCGGCGGCGAAGCCCTCTTCCAGCTCACCGACGTCACCCGCGAGGCCGATTGCGCCACGCTCGTGCAAACCGCCGTCCGGCGCCTCGGCAAACTCGACGGCCTGGTGAACAACGTCGGTTGGTTCCCGCGCGCCACACTCGAAGAGACCACCACCGAACTTTGGGAAGCGATCATGAACGTGAACGTGCGCAGCGCGTTCTACTGTTGCAAATATGCCATCCCGGCCATGCAACGCGCCGGCGGCGGCAGCATCGTCAACATCGGCTCGATCCATGGCCTACAGGCTTCATCCAACCTCATCGCCTACGGCGCGGCGAAGGGCGCGCTGCTCAACCTGACGCGCACCCTGGCCGGCGCATACGGCGCCGACCGCATCCGCTGCAATTACCTGATCCCCGGCTGGGTGATGAGCGAAGGCGAGATCGCACTGGCCGAGAGCCGCGGCGTGGACGTGAACGAACTACGCGCGCGGGGCGCGCAACAGCTCTTCGGCCGGCACCAAACGCCGCAAGACACCGCCTATGCCGTGGTCTATCTCATCTCCGACGAATCGTCCCAGGTGACCGGCAGCATCTTCCACATAGACGCCGGTATGTCCTCGCTGATCTTCAAAGAGCGCCATGCGGCGTGA
- the hpcH gene encoding 2,4-dihydroxyhept-2-ene-1,7-dioic acid aldolase codes for MQPNPLRTIWAQGSYVVNGWCAIPSSWSAELMARAGWDSVTLDLQHGLLDYTHALPMLQAINLAGAVPMARVPWNEPGIIMKLLDAGALGIVCPMINTRDECERFVGACRYAPRGYRSFGPTRARVTYGSNYEQAAADDVLTFAMVETAEALANVEAIVSVPGLTGVYVGPADLSLSMGSPERSDPTRREVVAALDTIVAACHKHNVIAGIHCGSTDYALKMVAKGFRLVTISSDGNLLAAAASAAVKALRGGQASERQAGGIY; via the coding sequence ATGCAACCTAATCCTTTGAGAACCATCTGGGCGCAGGGCAGCTACGTCGTGAACGGCTGGTGCGCCATCCCCAGCAGTTGGAGCGCCGAACTCATGGCGCGCGCCGGCTGGGACAGCGTCACGCTCGACCTGCAACACGGCCTGCTCGATTACACACACGCCCTGCCGATGCTGCAGGCCATCAACCTGGCCGGCGCCGTGCCCATGGCCCGCGTGCCGTGGAACGAGCCGGGCATCATCATGAAGCTGCTCGACGCCGGCGCGCTCGGGATCGTCTGTCCCATGATCAACACGCGCGACGAGTGCGAGCGCTTCGTCGGCGCCTGCCGCTATGCGCCGCGCGGCTACCGCAGCTTCGGCCCCACCCGCGCCCGCGTCACCTATGGCAGCAACTACGAGCAGGCAGCGGCGGACGACGTGCTCACCTTCGCGATGGTCGAAACGGCCGAGGCGCTCGCCAACGTCGAGGCCATCGTCAGCGTGCCCGGCCTCACCGGCGTGTATGTCGGCCCGGCCGATCTCAGCCTGAGCATGGGCAGTCCAGAACGCAGCGACCCGACCCGGCGCGAAGTCGTCGCGGCGCTCGACACAATCGTGGCTGCATGTCACAAACACAACGTGATCGCCGGCATCCACTGCGGCTCAACCGACTACGCGCTCAAGATGGTCGCCAAAGGCTTCCGGCTGGTCACCATCTCCTCCGATGGCAACTTACTGGCGGCGGCGGCTTCTGCCGCAGTGAAGGCGCTGCGCGGTGGACAGGCGAGCGAACGGCAAGCAGGCGGCATCTATTGA
- a CDS encoding hemoglobin has translation MDARRIALVQKTFAQVEPIAQEVGDLFYTRLFEMDPGVRQLFKGDMKKQALMLMTVIGLAVRGLDRPETIEPSIRALGQRHYRYGVTAPDYNTFGAALIWALEQVLGDAFTPEVKEAWIEAYAVLAGAMKKAMLPAEAAG, from the coding sequence ATGGATGCTCGACGAATTGCGCTCGTCCAGAAGACCTTCGCGCAGGTAGAACCCATCGCGCAGGAAGTGGGCGATTTGTTCTACACCCGGCTGTTCGAGATGGATCCAGGCGTTCGCCAGTTGTTCAAGGGCGACATGAAGAAGCAGGCGCTGATGCTCATGACAGTGATCGGCCTAGCCGTGCGCGGGCTCGACCGGCCGGAAACCATCGAGCCGAGCATCAGGGCGCTTGGCCAGCGCCACTATCGCTACGGCGTCACCGCGCCCGACTACAACACCTTCGGCGCGGCGCTGATCTGGGCGCTGGAGCAAGTCTTGGGCGACGCCTTTACCCCCGAGGTCAAAGAGGCATGGATCGAAGCCTACGCGGTGCTCGCCGGCGCGATGAAGAAGGCCATGCTGCCGGCCGAAGCCGCAGGCTGA
- a CDS encoding phospholipase — protein MDALPLSLPHRFRRAPRPAPDGRAPLLILLHGYGSNEDDLMGLAPYLDPRFSVVSVRAPLVLGTDSYAWFPIVWDERGISVEPAEVVAAIQPAVAFVEQAPLAYGALPGRTLLLGFSQGATMSAGVLLRRPDLVAGAVLMSGFATAELVAPGVTLSGKPVLITHGWFDDVVPVQMGRATRDLFESLGASVTYHEYPMGHQISEACLEDADRWMTEWLAALD, from the coding sequence ATGGATGCCCTGCCGCTCTCCTTGCCCCATCGCTTCCGGCGCGCGCCCCGGCCGGCGCCGGACGGTCGTGCGCCGCTGCTCATTCTGCTGCATGGCTACGGCAGCAACGAGGACGACTTGATGGGCTTGGCACCTTACCTCGATCCGCGCTTCAGCGTGGTCAGTGTTCGCGCGCCACTCGTGCTGGGCACGGACAGTTACGCCTGGTTCCCCATTGTCTGGGACGAAAGAGGGATCTCGGTTGAGCCGGCCGAGGTCGTCGCGGCAATTCAACCGGCTGTCGCCTTCGTCGAGCAGGCCCCCCTCGCTTACGGCGCTTTGCCCGGACGCACGCTGCTGCTGGGGTTTAGCCAGGGCGCAACGATGAGCGCGGGGGTGCTCTTGCGTCGCCCCGATCTCGTCGCCGGTGCAGTGTTGATGAGCGGCTTCGCGACGGCCGAGCTGGTCGCGCCCGGCGTCACGCTGAGCGGCAAACCGGTGCTGATTACGCACGGCTGGTTCGATGACGTTGTGCCGGTGCAGATGGGCCGTGCGACGCGCGATCTGTTCGAATCGCTTGGCGCATCGGTGACTTATCACGAGTATCCCATGGGCCACCAGATCAGCGAAGCCTGCCTCGAAGATGCCGACCGCTGGATGACCGAGTGGCTGGCAGCTCTCGACTGA
- a CDS encoding sulfurtransferase: MAAIPSGCPFAGTQLFENNSAFGKSMSVITLDELKRQLDAGAPLTLVEVLAPHAYRKAHLPGAINLPILGLRRMAEAMLADKQAVIVVYCQNARCGSSAKAVRVLTELGYANVREFRDGKEAWIAAGYPIEGDAAPAGSLASPLERPAA, from the coding sequence ATGGCGGCGATCCCATCGGGTTGCCCCTTTGCCGGCACTCAGCTTTTCGAGAATAATTCAGCTTTCGGCAAATCCATGAGCGTGATTACATTGGACGAACTCAAACGGCAGCTCGATGCCGGCGCGCCGTTAACGCTGGTCGAAGTGTTGGCGCCGCATGCCTATCGCAAAGCCCATCTGCCCGGCGCGATCAATCTGCCCATCCTCGGCCTACGGCGCATGGCCGAAGCGATGCTCGCAGACAAGCAGGCGGTGATCGTGGTTTACTGCCAGAATGCGCGCTGCGGCTCGTCGGCGAAGGCGGTGCGCGTGCTGACCGAGCTAGGCTACGCGAACGTGCGCGAATTCCGCGACGGCAAGGAAGCGTGGATCGCGGCCGGTTACCCGATCGAGGGTGATGCAGCGCCGGCTGGATCGCTCGCATCACCTCTCGAGCGACCTGCAGCGTAA
- the trpB gene encoding tryptophan synthase beta chain yields MSTQTEFEIERPTRPDAQGKFGPYGGRFVPETLMPVLDDVIEAYEELRDDAGFRAEYEHLLKTYVGRPSPLTYAQRLSAHLGGAQIYLKREDLLHTGAHKINNALGQALLAKRMGKRRIIAETGAGQHGVATATACALLGLECVIYMGVVDMARQEPNVFRMRLLGAEVRGVESGTKTLKDAVNEAIRDWVAHPHDTYYIIGSALGPHPYPLMCRDFQSVIGKEARAQILEQVGRLPDQVIACVGGGSNAIGIFYGFLHDASVKLVGVEAGGYGIETGKHAARFARIENEELRMEKSDDGNDSQFSMLNSQFPQGKVGVFQGMKTVVLQNADGQIAETHSISAGLDYAGVGPEHVYLRDVGRAEYTFATDDEALDAFHALCKFEGIIPALESSHAVAEAIKRAPQLPRNHILLINLSGRGDKDLNTVMKATQTRNT; encoded by the coding sequence ATGAGTACGCAAACGGAATTCGAAATTGAGCGTCCTACCCGGCCCGACGCGCAGGGCAAGTTCGGCCCCTACGGCGGGCGCTTCGTGCCTGAGACGCTGATGCCGGTATTGGACGACGTGATCGAGGCCTACGAGGAGTTACGCGATGATGCAGGCTTTCGCGCCGAATACGAGCATCTGCTCAAGACCTACGTTGGCCGGCCCTCACCGCTGACCTATGCGCAACGGCTGAGCGCACACCTGGGCGGCGCGCAAATCTACCTCAAACGTGAGGACTTGCTGCACACCGGCGCGCACAAGATCAACAACGCACTCGGGCAGGCGCTACTGGCCAAGCGGATGGGCAAGCGGCGCATCATCGCCGAGACCGGCGCCGGCCAGCACGGCGTGGCCACGGCGACTGCATGCGCGCTGCTCGGGCTGGAGTGCGTCATCTACATGGGCGTGGTAGATATGGCCCGCCAAGAGCCGAATGTGTTTCGCATGCGCCTGTTGGGCGCGGAAGTGCGCGGCGTAGAGAGCGGCACGAAGACGCTCAAAGACGCCGTGAACGAGGCCATCCGCGACTGGGTCGCGCACCCACACGACACTTATTACATCATCGGCAGCGCGCTGGGGCCGCACCCTTATCCGCTGATGTGCCGCGACTTCCAGAGCGTGATCGGCAAGGAAGCGCGCGCGCAAATCTTGGAGCAGGTTGGCCGGTTGCCCGATCAGGTCATTGCCTGCGTCGGCGGCGGCAGCAACGCCATCGGCATCTTCTACGGCTTTCTACACGACGCATCGGTAAAGCTCGTCGGGGTCGAGGCCGGCGGCTACGGCATCGAGACCGGCAAACACGCGGCGCGCTTCGCGCGAATTGAGAATGAAGAATTGAGAATGGAGAAATCCGACGATGGCAATGATTCTCAATTCTCAATGCTCAATTCTCAATTCCCACAGGGCAAGGTCGGCGTCTTTCAGGGTATGAAGACGGTCGTGCTGCAAAATGCCGATGGACAAATCGCCGAGACGCATTCCATCTCCGCCGGTCTGGACTACGCCGGCGTCGGGCCGGAACACGTTTACCTGCGCGACGTCGGCCGCGCCGAATACACGTTCGCAACGGACGACGAAGCGCTGGACGCCTTTCACGCGCTATGCAAGTTCGAGGGCATCATTCCGGCGCTGGAATCGTCGCACGCCGTCGCCGAGGCGATCAAGCGCGCGCCGCAGCTCCCGCGCAATCACATCTTGCTGATCAATCTGAGCGGCCGTGGCGATAAGGACCTGAACACCGTCATGAAGGCGACCCAGACGCGCAACACATGA
- a CDS encoding tRNA (adenine-N1)-methyltransferase has product MRDKAHLVRVRAGQKFETHHGFIPYDAIIGQPWGSIVHSSLGHPYIIVQPSTADLITHIKRSSQVIFPKDSAYILMRMNAKPGARVLESGCGSGGLTLALATAVMPTGHVYSQEIREDFIALARRNIDRVGLAPYVTFIHADSTQGFKVDEKMDAVFLDMPEPQTCVLQAREVLKDGGFFGSLVPTTNQVVNLLRALEDSAFGLIDVEEILTRRYKPVADRLRPQDRMVAHTGFLIFARAIVKPYKLPAIAHETDDDEAVFPGEA; this is encoded by the coding sequence ATGCGCGACAAAGCGCACCTGGTGCGCGTGCGCGCTGGTCAGAAGTTCGAGACGCATCACGGCTTCATCCCCTACGACGCCATCATCGGCCAGCCGTGGGGCAGCATCGTCCACTCGTCGCTCGGCCACCCCTACATCATCGTCCAGCCCAGCACCGCCGACCTGATCACGCACATCAAGCGCAGCTCGCAGGTGATCTTTCCAAAGGACAGCGCCTACATCCTAATGCGCATGAACGCCAAGCCCGGCGCACGGGTGCTGGAGAGCGGCTGCGGCAGCGGCGGGCTGACCCTGGCGCTGGCGACCGCCGTCATGCCCACCGGCCATGTGTATTCGCAGGAGATCCGTGAGGACTTCATCGCTTTGGCCCGGCGCAACATAGATCGCGTCGGCCTTGCCCCATACGTCACGTTCATCCACGCCGACAGCACACAGGGCTTCAAAGTGGACGAGAAGATGGATGCCGTCTTCCTGGACATGCCCGAGCCGCAGACGTGTGTGCTGCAGGCGCGCGAGGTGCTGAAAGACGGTGGATTCTTCGGCTCGCTCGTACCGACCACCAACCAAGTCGTCAATCTGTTGCGCGCGCTGGAGGACTCGGCCTTCGGGCTGATTGACGTGGAGGAGATTCTGACGCGGCGCTACAAGCCGGTGGCCGACCGGCTGCGCCCACAGGATCGCATGGTTGCCCACACCGGCTTCCTCATCTTCGCGCGCGCCATCGTCAAGCCTTACAAACTGCCCGCGATTGCCCACGAGACAGACGACGACGAAGCAGTCTTCCCCGGCGAAGCCTGA